The DNA segment GTACTACTACCCCGTGCCCGCCGCGAACCCCGCGCAGGTCATCGGGGCGGACGTCTGCGTCTATGGTGGAACGCCGGGCGGTGTCTCCGCAGCGGTCCAGGCCGCGCGCATGGGAAAGAAGGCGGTGCTGGTGGTCATGCGCCGCCACGTCGGCGGGATGACGTCCGGCGGCCTCACCGCCACGGACATCGGCAACCGCAAGGCGGTCGGCGGATTCGCCAACGAGGTGTATGGGAAGATCGGCATGACGGCGGGGTTCCGGCCATCCCAGGCGGAGTCCGCCTTCCTGCATTTCCTGGAGAAGGCCGGTGTGGAGATCTACTATGAACACCGTTTGAAGGACGTGGTGAAGAAAGGGAACCGGATCACGTCCATTTCCTTCGAAAACGGCAACAGCGTGAAGGCGAAGATGTTCGTGGACTCCACCTATGAGGGGGATCTGTTCGCGAAGGCCGGTGTCTCCTATCATGTGGGCCGGGAATCGAACGCGACCTACGGGGAAACCATCAACGGCATCCAGTTCAGGAACGCGCACAACTTCAACGTGAAGGTGGACCCGTATCTGAAGCCGGGGGATCCCGCCAGCGGCCTGCTGCCCGGCATTTCCGCGGCCGATCCCGGAAAGGCCGGGGAGGGCGACAAGAAGATCCAGGCCTACAACTTCCGCTTCCAGCTCTGGGACGGACCGGACCGCCTGCCTTTCCCCAAGCCGGACGGCTATGACCGCGGCCGCTTCGCCCTGTATGAGCGCTACCTGAAGACCACCAAAACGCCACCCGCCCCGTTCAGGCTCCGCAACGGGGACTGCAACAACGTCGGCGGCTTTTCCACCGACCACATCGGCGCGAACTACGCATGGCCGGAGGCGGACTATCAGACGCGGGAAAAGATCTTCCAGGACCACGTGAACTACCAGAAGGGGCTGGCCTACTTCGCCACCAACGATCCGGAGGTCCCGGAAGGCGTCCGCAACCGGATGAAGGCGTTCGGCCTGATGCCCGGTGAGTTTCCGGAGACCGGCGGCTTCCCGCACGAACTCTACGTCCGCGAGGGCCGCCGCATGATCTCCGAGCATGTGATGACGGAGCATGATTGCCGCAGCGCGAACGTCGTACCGGACTCCATCGGACTGGCCGCCTACACCATGGACTCCCACAACTGCCAGCGCGTCGTCATCGACGGCGCGGTGCGCAACGAGGGGGACGTCCAGGTCCGCGTCCCCCGTCCCTACCCCATCAGCTACCGCAGCATCGTCCCGAAGGAAAGCGAGTGCGCGAACCTGCTGGTCAGCGTCTGCCTTTCCTCCTCCCACATCGCCTACGGCTC comes from the Luteolibacter sp. SL250 genome and includes:
- a CDS encoding FAD-dependent oxidoreductase; protein product: MKFPLILCTAMLAAPLSAAPRTPNPGLKYYYPVPAANPAQVIGADVCVYGGTPGGVSAAVQAARMGKKAVLVVMRRHVGGMTSGGLTATDIGNRKAVGGFANEVYGKIGMTAGFRPSQAESAFLHFLEKAGVEIYYEHRLKDVVKKGNRITSISFENGNSVKAKMFVDSTYEGDLFAKAGVSYHVGRESNATYGETINGIQFRNAHNFNVKVDPYLKPGDPASGLLPGISAADPGKAGEGDKKIQAYNFRFQLWDGPDRLPFPKPDGYDRGRFALYERYLKTTKTPPAPFRLRNGDCNNVGGFSTDHIGANYAWPEADYQTREKIFQDHVNYQKGLAYFATNDPEVPEGVRNRMKAFGLMPGEFPETGGFPHELYVREGRRMISEHVMTEHDCRSANVVPDSIGLAAYTMDSHNCQRVVIDGAVRNEGDVQVRVPRPYPISYRSIVPKESECANLLVSVCLSSSHIAYGSIRMEPVFMILGQSAATAASLAIDGNTSVQKVDYAKLAGRLLEDGQILKWDAPPLSAEETAAAPDGIEVDDTAAVKTGTWNEATSGNYLHDADKDKGSKSITYTPDLPKDGNYDVYLTWRKTGNRATNVPVTITGANGEVSVKVDQRNKGGWVKIHSGPFKAGKTSSLTISNKGTNGHVIADAVRWSPAK